The Urbifossiella limnaea nucleotide sequence GGCGCCCGGTAGCTCGTCCGGCGGGCCGACGGGCTTGGCCGACGCCGGCTCCAGTCCGCAGGACCCCACGCGGTCGATCTTCGTCGTCATCCCGGTGACGAAGTCGCCCGAGGTCAAGAACGGGCAGGCCGGGCTGTTCTACCCCGCCCTCAAGGAAAGCTCGACGTTCAACCCGCGCTGGCCGATCATCCTCCACCACCCGTTCGGCTCCACTAACCTGCTCGTGGACAGCACGCAGGTTCAACTTTACGCCGAGCCCGCCGGGAAGCCCGCCACCACCAAGACGTACACGAGCCTGGTCCGCGACCGGCACAAGGAGTGGCAGCGCACCAAGGACGATACGCAGAAGCTCCTCAACGTCCTGTCCGAAGCCCTGGAGGTCGGCCTCGTCGACGACGCCGAGAAGATGGCCGACGAGTTGCTGGCCGCCGTCAAGGACGTTAAGGACAAGAAGGGGACGAACACGCCGGCGGTCGAGCGGTTCGCCGCCGCCTACGGCCCGCTGCAGGGCAAGCTCCGCGCCCGCGTCCTCCACTCGGGCGACGGGCCGGACTGGAAGGAGCGGCTCGGGGTCGGGTTCAACGACCTCCAGAACACGCCCAGCAGCCACTACCACGTCGTGACGACCGGCGGTACCCGTGCCGTCGAAGTGCAGCGGCGGTCGGAACAACTGGAGGCGAACTTCCGCGCCTTCTATCTGTGGCACGCCGCCCGCGGCGTCGGCCTCCCGCTGCCGGAGAAGCAACTGCCGGTCATCCTGGCCGGGTCGGCGACGGAGGTCCGCCGGCTCCGCGAGGCGCTCGACGTGCCGAGCATCATCGCCGACGGGTTCTACTCCCCTGACCACGACGTGCTCGTGCTGTCGCCCGAGCGGCTGGACGAGGTCGGCCTGACGTTCCAGCGGCAGGTGAACAGCAACTACGCCCGCGGCGTCCAGCGCGACCGGCTCCTCCACCCCGAGACCTACACGCCGGACAGCCCCATCGTGAAGCTCAACGACGACGGCCGCGGCAAGGAGGGGATGAAGGCCGCCGACGTGGCGCGGATGATGACCTGGGCGATGGCCGACGCCTACAACCAGCACGACACCGAGCTGGCCGCGGTGACCCGCGAGGGCTGCCGGCAACTCTTCTACGCCACCGGCCTGATGCCGAAGCACGTCAGCAGCCCGATGTGGCTGGCTCACGGGTCGGCGGAGTTCTTCCACCGCCCGCGCGGGGCCGTGTTCACCGACGGGCCGGAGGACAAGGTCATTGCCACGGTGGGGCTGGCTCCCGGGTACGGGGCGCCGAACTTCGCGCAGCAGAAGCTGTTCCGCGACTTCCAGGCGAAGAAGGTGCTGCCGGCGGACCCGGCCGTGGTGCTCAAGAACGTCGTGACCGACGCCTACTTCGCGGCCGTCAGCGCCAAGCTGGACGCCGACGACCCGAAGCTGCCGAAGCCGAAGGACCCGCCGGCGGGAGCCGGCCCGGTGGCCGGCGGCGGCTTCCCGGGCGCGGGTGTGGGCGCGGGGCCGCGCCCCGGGTCGAGTTCGTCGCCGGGGCCGGGGTCGAGTGCGTCCGGGCCGCCGCCGCTGAGCCCGATGGGGTCCGGCCCGACGGCGGCCGGGGCGACCGGAGCGCCCGCCGCCGAGGACCCGGTCAGCTACGCCCGCCGCCGGCAGGAGTTCCTGGTGAACAAGGCCCGCAGCACGTCGTGGGCGTTGTACCACCACCTGGCCACCAACCACCCCGCCGAGCTGCGCCGCTACTTCGAGGAGCTCGGCAAACTGCCGCGCGACATGCCGTTCGACGGGGTCACGAACTGGGACGTCTTCCTCCGGGCGTTCAACCTGACGACCGGGTCCGAGGCCGGAAAGGTGTCGGTGAACCAGTTCGCGGCGGACTGGTTCACCGGTGTCGCCTCGCAGCGGCAGACCGGCGAGGACCTGACGCTGCACGCTCCGCCGCCGCCGTCGGCCAACCAGCCGACCGGGATGCCCGGGATGCCCGGCGGCGGGATGCCCCAGCCGGGGCCGCCGTCGTCGCGGAACTGAGTGGTCCCGCCCGCTCGCGGCGTGGCGACCCGCGGGTCGCCACGCCACGAGCGGCGCTCGCGTTTCACCCCTCTCCCGAGCCCGCCATGCACCCGAACCTCACCCGGCGTTCGTTCCTCGCCGCCGGCTCCGCTGCCGCCGCCGCCCCGGCTCTCGTCGCGCAGCCCGCCGGGCCTCGCTTCAAGCTCGGCCTGGTCACCTACAACGTCGCGGCGAACTGGGACCTGACGACCGTGCTCCGCGTGTGCCGTGAGGTCGGCATCGCCGGCGTCGAGTGCCGCACCACACACCGACACGGCGTCGAGCCCGCCTTGACAGCCGACGCCCGCCGCGACGTGCGGCGGCAGTTCGCCGACAGCGGCGTCGCCTTCTGGGGGTGCGGCAGCGTGTGCGAGTTCCACGCCGCGGACCCGGCCGTGGTGCGGCGGAACGTCGAGGATTGCAAGCGGTTCGTCGAGTTGGTAAAGGATTTGGGCGGCCGCGGCGTGAAGGTCCGCCCGAACGGCGTCCCGCCCGGCGGCGACCCGGCCCGCACGTTCGAGCAGATCGGCCGGGCGCTTACCGAGTGCGGCCGGGCCGCGGCCGACGCCGGCGTCGAAATTTGGGTGGAGGTGCACGGCGCGGTGACGGCGGTGCCGCGGAACATGAAGGCGATCATGGACGCGTGCAGCAGCCCGGCGGTCGGCGTGACGTGGAACTCGAACGCCTCCGACCTGGACGACCAGAAGGCGATCGGGGCGAACTTCGAGCTGCTACGGCCGTGGGTGAAGTCGTGCCACATCAACGACCTGGAGAACGACCGCCGCGGCACCTACCCGTACCGCGACCTGTTCCGCCGGCTTGCCGCGATGAACTACGACCGGTACACGCTGATCGAGGTCGGCCGCAGCTACGAGGTTGCCGCGGGGGTGGAGTTTCTGAAGGGCTACAAGAAGCTGTGGGAGGAGCTGACGCGGGCGTGATGGTCCGCCGCGAGCGGCGGTTCAGTAGGCGTGCTTCTGCTTGGCGAACACCATCCGCCACACCGTCAGGAACATGATCCGCACGTCGAACAGCGGGTTCCAGTGGGTGATGTAGTACAGGTCGAACTGCACCCGCTTGCGGAGCGACGAGTTGCCGCGCCAGCCGTTCACCTGGGCCCACCCGGTCATACCGGCCTTCACCGCGTGGCGGGCCATGTAGTTCGGAATCGACTTCCGGAACTTGCTCACGAACACCGGCCGTTCCGGCCGCGGCCCAACCAGGCTCATGTCGCCCATCAACACGTTGAACAGCTGCGGTAGCTCGTCGATGTTCGTCGCCCGGAGAATACTGCCGAGGCGCGTCTTGCGCGGGTCGTTCGTACCGGTCATTTGCGCGCCGCCGGCCTCGGCGTCGACGCGCATGCTGCGGAACTTCAGCATGTGGAACGACCGCCCGTTCAGCCCGCAGCGCTCCTGCCGGTATAGCACCGGGCCCGGGCTCGTCGCCTTCACGAGGAGCGCGACCAGGGCCAGGAACGGGGCGAGCACGATCAGTGCCGTCGTCGCTAACACCACGTCCATGACGCGCTTCACCACGACGTTCAGGCCGTGGTGCGGGCTCTCGCGGAGGCCGATCACCGTCATCCCGTGCAGGCTTGTGGTCGTCAGTCCGAACCCGGCCAGGGCCGGCACGTCGGCGATGAGCCGCACGTCCACGACGGTCTCGGACAGGGCGGCGAACACGCGGCGGGCGTCGGGGTAGCGGTTCAGCGGCAGCGCGATGAACACGTGCTCGATGTGGTGCTTTTGCACCAACTCCGGCAGCTCCTCGATCCGCCCGACGACGGGGAGGTCGGTCGGGATGCGGCCGGGGTCGTCCTCGACGTGGCCGACGGTGCGGATGCCGGTCCAGTTCAGGTGCCGCAGCGTCCGCGACGTGCGGCGCGCCAGCCGGCCCGTGCCCACGATGAGTGCGTGACTCTGGTTCAAGCCGCGCCGCCGGAGCCCGCGCACGACCTGCCACGACGCCCGCCGCAACCCCACAATGGCGAAGAAGCCGCCGGTGGCGAACAGCACCATGACGGCCCGCGACTCGTACTGGGCGTGGCGGACGAAACTGGTAGCCATGACGGCCAGGGCCATCAGACCGACGCCGCGGGCCACCGCCACGAGCTCCTCGCGGAAGCGGCGCATGCGGTGGACTTCGTACATCCCCGTGAGGCGATAGCTGACGACCGCGATGAGTGCGACGAGCGGCAGGTTGGCAACGTACTGCCCGAACTCGGGCACGGGGTGAAGGATCGGAATGAGGTCGGTGCGGAAGCGGACGAAGTAGGCGACGAGCCAGGCGGTGGCGGTCAGGGCCAGGTCGCCGAGCACGAACCACGCAACGAGCGGCTGACTGGTGCGGTTAGTCATCTTCTTCTGTGCGTCCCGCGGTCCGTGCGGTGGCGGGACAGTATCACCCCCGGCGGGGGGTGTCAATCCGGCTAGAATGCCCCGGTCACCCTGCTTCCGGAGCCGACCCGTGTTGACCGCCGACCAGCTGCTCGCCCGCCTGTACGCCCTTCGGAAGGATTACGCCGACGACCCCGAAGACGAGACGTATCAGGCGCTCCACCATGCCTTTCTGTTCATTTCGTACAACATGGCCGGCTTCAAGGAGTACGTTCAGGCCGAGGCCGCGAAGCAACCCCCCGGCTGACTTTCGCACCGATCTGCTTGCGCTGCCGTGCCTTGCGGCGAGACACTGGTTTGGCTCACGTTACGAGCCTGGTCCGTCTTACGGGCGCGTTGCTGATTGCGACGGGTGTAGGGGAGCCGTGACCCGATCTGCGGGCCACCGGCTGTGCCGGTCGAGGCGGCTTGGCGGGTTATTTTCGCAACCACTGCGACCTTTCGACCGGCCGGCCCGTCTACAGGATGAGGCACTTTGGGGTAAGCTCCCGTATCAGGATGCGCCCGGTGCCCGGCCCAGTCCGACGCCACCCGACGCCGCAGCCAGGAGGTTAGACGGTGCTCCGCCGCTTGTTCCGCGCCCCGTCTCCGTCCCGTAACACCCGCTGCGGCCTCACCGGCTTCGAGGCGCTCGAGGCGCGTGAAGTGCCGGCCGTGACGCTCGGCACGATCTCACAGCCGCAGATCCCGAACGACGTGCCGGTCTTCCTGCCGGTGAACGTCACCAGCGTCCCTGCCGGGGCGGTGACAACCACCGTCTCCACCGACAACGCCAGCGTGCAGGCCGCCGTGCTGACCGGCGGCCGCAGCGTCCGGTTCGACGTCTCGGGCGTGGACTCGACCGGCGCGCCGTTCAGCGGCAGCGTCACGATCCGCCTGTTCGAGGACGTGGCCCCGCTGCTGACCCAGCGGGTCATCGACCTGATTAACTCGGGCTACTACAACGGCAAGATTTTCCACCGCGTCACCGACCTGCTCGGCGCCGGCGGCGACAACGTGATCATCCAGGGCGGCTCGCCGAACGGCGACGGCTCGGGCGGCTCGGCGCTGCCGGACCTGCGCGACGAGTACCGGGCGGACGTGCGGTTCGTCAGCAACGGCCTCGTGGCCGCGGCGAACGCCGGCGACGACGGCAACGACGCGCAGTTCTTCTTCACTGACCTGAACCGCCCGCTGTCGGACCAGATTCAGTTCCTGAACTTCAACCACACCATCTTCGGCATCGTCACCGACGGGTTCGACACGCTGCTGAAGATGCGGGACACGCCGAAGAGCGGCAGCACGCCCACGACGAACCTCACGATCAACTCGGCCGCGGTGTTCACCGACACCAAGAACGCCGTCATCAAGCTGACGCCGACGGCCGGGTTCACCGGCACGGCGAACGTGACCGTGACCGCGAACGACGGCACCAGCCCGACGCAGCAGACGTTCGCGGTGCAGGGCGTGCCCAACCCGGTGACGACGACCAAGCCGTTCATCACCACCCCGATTCCGGACCAGACGACGACCGCCGGCACGCCCGTGTCGTTCACCGTTCCGGTGACGATCGTGAGCGGGGTGCCCACGACGATCGCGGTGCGGTCGCTGGCCTTCACCGGCACCACGAACACGATCCCCAACGCCACGGTGACGGTGGACAGCGCCACCGGCAAGGTGACGATCACGCCGAACGCCGGGTTCACCGGGACGATCGAGTTCAAGGTCGGCGTCCGCGCCACCAGCCAGCCGGACAACGCCGGCGGCACCGACCCCTACGCCAACTACGACACGCAGGTGGTGCGGCTGACGGTGACGGCGGCCCCGACCACGCCGACGGACCCGACCGACCCGACGGGGCCGTTTACGGTGACCGGCTCGGCGGCGGGCACGCCCGGGACCGTAACGGTGCGGAACAGCGACGGCTCGGTGCGGTACAGCACCACGGTGTTCGACGGGTTCACCGGCGGCGTGCGCGTGGCGACCGGCGACGTGAACGGCGACGGCGTCGAGGACGTGGTGGCCGTGCCGGCGTTCGGCGGGGCCAGCATGATCGTGGTGCTGAACTCTCAGACCGGGGCGCTGATCCGCACGGCGACGGTGTTCGAGAACAGCTTCCGCGGCGGGTTGTACGTGCAGGTCGGCGACGCCCAGAACCTGGGGTACGACCAGGTCATCGTCGGCGCCGGCGACTCGGGCGGCCCGCGGGTGACGCTGCTGGACTTCAAGCGCGGCGTGGAACTGCTGAACTTCTTCGCCGGCGACGACAACCTGCGCGGCGGCGTGGACGTGGAACTGGGCGACGTTTTCGCCGGCCGCGGGCAGATGATCGTGACCTCGATGGGGCCGGGCGCCGGTCCGGAGGTGTCGATCTACAACGCGGGCACGGCGGCGTTCGTTGGCAAGTTCCTGGCCGGCGACGCGACCGACCGCAAGGGGATTCTCGTGGACGTGGGCGATCGCCCGAGTTCCACCGCGGCTCGGCCGATTCTCGTGACGCCGTTCGGGTCACCGGAGGGCACGCCGGGCGCGCCGTTCGACCCGTCGAAGTTTATCGACCCGTCGAAGCCGGCATCGACCGCGTCGTCCGGCAGCAACGGCATCGACATCAACTCGCTCTTCAACGTCTGACGCGAGCGCCGGCCGCCGTCACTCGTGCGGAGGCCCGCCCGGCGCGCCGGGCGGGCCTCCCGCGTTCCGTTCCGGCGGCCACAGCACCACCATCAGCGCGAACCCGAGCATCGGGAACAGCCCTGCAACGGCGAGAACGCCGTCGTAGGACCCGGTGTTCTTGACGACCCACCCCTGGATCGGGAACACGACCAGCGACAGCGTGAGGTGCGCCCCGGCGCCGAGCGTGCCGGTCACCTTCCCCTGGTGGGCCGCGGACAGCTCCTGACTCATGGCGAAGTACGTCGGGAACAGCCCCAGCGCCGCGAAGGCGTAGATCAGCACGAGGCCCGTGAACACCCAGCCCGTCGGGACGAAGGGCACCGCCAGCGACACGGCCGTGAGCCCGCCGCAGCCGGCGTAGGCAATCAGCCGGGCGTTGTGGCCGGCGACGCGGAAGCGGCGCATGAGCAGGAGCGTCAGCAGGCCGACCGTCCACGAGCCGACGTCGGCCACGAGGTAGTACACGGTGGTCAGCTTGGTCATCTCGAATTCGGTGAGCCCTCGGACCTGCATGAGGTACTTGGGCAGCCACGGCCGGTACGAGTGCCAGGCGATGTTCACCGTGACGACCATGCCCAGGAGTGCCCAGAAGCGGCGGTCGCGGAACACGTCGGTGTAGCGCCCGCCGCCCTCCTGCCGGCCGCCGGCCGACGCGATCAGTCGGCCGGGAACGGTGACGAACCACAGTACCACCCAGCCGATGCCCATGTAGCCGATGACCAGGAACGGCAACCGCCAGCTGTCGGCGGTGCCGTTGGCGTCGGCCCACTGGAGCAGTGCGAGCACGAGCGGCGGCGTGCACACGGCCCCGACCGCGGTTCCGCTCT carries:
- a CDS encoding sugar phosphate isomerase/epimerase family protein; amino-acid sequence: MHPNLTRRSFLAAGSAAAAAPALVAQPAGPRFKLGLVTYNVAANWDLTTVLRVCREVGIAGVECRTTHRHGVEPALTADARRDVRRQFADSGVAFWGCGSVCEFHAADPAVVRRNVEDCKRFVELVKDLGGRGVKVRPNGVPPGGDPARTFEQIGRALTECGRAAADAGVEIWVEVHGAVTAVPRNMKAIMDACSSPAVGVTWNSNASDLDDQKAIGANFELLRPWVKSCHINDLENDRRGTYPYRDLFRRLAAMNYDRYTLIEVGRSYEVAAGVEFLKGYKKLWEELTRA
- a CDS encoding undecaprenyl-phosphate glucose phosphotransferase, yielding MTNRTSQPLVAWFVLGDLALTATAWLVAYFVRFRTDLIPILHPVPEFGQYVANLPLVALIAVVSYRLTGMYEVHRMRRFREELVAVARGVGLMALAVMATSFVRHAQYESRAVMVLFATGGFFAIVGLRRASWQVVRGLRRRGLNQSHALIVGTGRLARRTSRTLRHLNWTGIRTVGHVEDDPGRIPTDLPVVGRIEELPELVQKHHIEHVFIALPLNRYPDARRVFAALSETVVDVRLIADVPALAGFGLTTTSLHGMTVIGLRESPHHGLNVVVKRVMDVVLATTALIVLAPFLALVALLVKATSPGPVLYRQERCGLNGRSFHMLKFRSMRVDAEAGGAQMTGTNDPRKTRLGSILRATNIDELPQLFNVLMGDMSLVGPRPERPVFVSKFRKSIPNYMARHAVKAGMTGWAQVNGWRGNSSLRKRVQFDLYYITHWNPLFDVRIMFLTVWRMVFAKQKHAY
- a CDS encoding peptidylprolyl isomerase translates to MLRRLFRAPSPSRNTRCGLTGFEALEAREVPAVTLGTISQPQIPNDVPVFLPVNVTSVPAGAVTTTVSTDNASVQAAVLTGGRSVRFDVSGVDSTGAPFSGSVTIRLFEDVAPLLTQRVIDLINSGYYNGKIFHRVTDLLGAGGDNVIIQGGSPNGDGSGGSALPDLRDEYRADVRFVSNGLVAAANAGDDGNDAQFFFTDLNRPLSDQIQFLNFNHTIFGIVTDGFDTLLKMRDTPKSGSTPTTNLTINSAAVFTDTKNAVIKLTPTAGFTGTANVTVTANDGTSPTQQTFAVQGVPNPVTTTKPFITTPIPDQTTTAGTPVSFTVPVTIVSGVPTTIAVRSLAFTGTTNTIPNATVTVDSATGKVTITPNAGFTGTIEFKVGVRATSQPDNAGGTDPYANYDTQVVRLTVTAAPTTPTDPTDPTGPFTVTGSAAGTPGTVTVRNSDGSVRYSTTVFDGFTGGVRVATGDVNGDGVEDVVAVPAFGGASMIVVLNSQTGALIRTATVFENSFRGGLYVQVGDAQNLGYDQVIVGAGDSGGPRVTLLDFKRGVELLNFFAGDDNLRGGVDVELGDVFAGRGQMIVTSMGPGAGPEVSIYNAGTAAFVGKFLAGDATDRKGILVDVGDRPSSTAARPILVTPFGSPEGTPGAPFDPSKFIDPSKPASTASSGSNGIDINSLFNV
- a CDS encoding MFS transporter; this translates as MSSEPSQAPASPWRWWVCGLLFLATTLNYMDRVGLNQMAPRIQSALTIDDFEYSLLESGFSFAFAAGALLFGFIVDRVNVRWVYPLAVLGWSAAGVLTGYASGFAWLFGCRVALGLFEAGNWPCGIRTTKAVLRTDERSFGNSLFQSGTAVGAVCTPPLVLALLQWADANGTADSWRLPFLVIGYMGIGWVVLWFVTVPGRLIASAGGRQEGGGRYTDVFRDRRFWALLGMVVTVNIAWHSYRPWLPKYLMQVRGLTEFEMTKLTTVYYLVADVGSWTVGLLTLLLMRRFRVAGHNARLIAYAGCGGLTAVSLAVPFVPTGWVFTGLVLIYAFAALGLFPTYFAMSQELSAAHQGKVTGTLGAGAHLTLSLVVFPIQGWVVKNTGSYDGVLAVAGLFPMLGFALMVVLWPPERNAGGPPGAPGGPPHE